TGCGCTTCCCGTCTGGACGCCCCTCCCTCTGCCTCCCGACCCCACCCGGTAGACTCGTCTCATGAACAACCTGCTCCCGCCGGGTGTGCTGCCCCTCGACCACGGCCATCTGCAAAAGCTCGCCACGGCGGACCTCGTGCGGCCCGATCACCTCCTCGGCGCTCATCCGGTGACGCAGGACGGCGTGGAGGGCGTGCGCTTCGCCGTGTGGGCACCGAACGCGCAACACGTCAGCGTGGTGGGCGACTTCAACGGCTGGAACGGCTTCGACAACGCGATGGAGCGGCTGGACTTCGGGTACTGGGGGGCGTTCGTGCCCGCCGCGCGGCACGGGCAGCGGTATAAGTTCCGGGTGACGGGCGCGGACGGGCGCACCGTGGACAAGATGGACCCCTACGGCAGCTTCTTCGAGGTGCGGCCCCTCACCGCGAGCATCGTCTGGGACCAGCCCTTTACGTGGACGGACCACACCTGGATGCAGGAGCGGCGGGCCGGATACGACCGCCCCATCTCCGTGTACGAGGTCCACGTGGAGTCGTGGGCGCGACGCGAGGACGGCTGGTTCCTGAACTACCGCGACCTCGCGCACCGCCTCGCGGAGTACGTGGGCTACCTGGGCTACACCCACGTCGAGCTGATGGGCGTGATGGAACACCCCTTCGACGGCTCGTGGGGCTATCAGGTCACGGGCTACTACGCCCCGACGAGCCGGATGGGCAGCCCGGAGGACTTCAAGTACCTCGTCAACCACCTCCACGAGAAAGGGATCGGCGTGTACCTCGATTGGGTGCCCGGCCACTTCCCGACCGACGAGGTGGGGCTGGCACACTACGACGGCGGGCCGCTGTTCGAGTACGCCGATCCGCGCAAGGGCTTCCACAACGACTGGAACACCTACATCTTCGACTACGGGCGCAACGAGGTCGTGATGTTCCTGATCGGCTCGGCGCTCAAATGGCTCCAGGACTTCCACATCGACGGGCTGCGGGTGGACGCGGTGGCCTCGATGCTGTACCTCGACTTCTCGCGGACCGAGTGGGTGCCCAACATCCACGGCGGGCGTGAGAATCTGGAGGCCATCGCCTTCCTCAAGCGGCTGAACGAGGTCACGCACCACATGGCTCCCGGCAGCGTCACCATCGCGGAGGAGAGCACGGCCTTTTCCGGCGTGACGACGCCGACGCCGCACGGCCTGGGCTTCGACTACAAGTGGGCGATGGGCTGGATGAACGACACCCTGCGCTACTTCGAGGAGGACCCCCTGTGGCGCAAGTACCACCACCACGCGCTGACCTTTTTCAACGTGTACCGCGCGACCGAGAACTACGTCCTCGCCATCAGCCACGATGAGGTCGTCCACCTCAAGAAGTCCATGATCATGAAGATGCCGGGCGACTGGTACGCCCAGCGCGCGAACTACCGCGCCTTCCTGGCGATGATGTGGACCACGCCGGGCAAGAAGCTCCTCTTCATGGGGCAGGAGTTCGCCCAGCCGACCGAGTGGAACCACGAGGGGCAACTGCCCTGGCACCTCGCCGACGTGCCCGACCACCGGGGCATCCTGAACCTCGTGCGGCGGCTCAACGAGCTGTACGTGGGGCGGCCCGACTGGCACACGGGCGACGTGGGGTCCGAGGGGCAGGTGTGGGTGAGCGGCGACGACGCCGACAACAGCGTGTACGCCTACATCCGCCGCGATCCGCAGGGGACGGCCTGGAGCCTCGTCGTCGCCAACCTGACCCCGGTGTACCGCGACCTGTACCCGGTCGGCGTTCCCCAGGCGGGCGAGTACCGGATGCTCCTCTCCACCGACGACGGCGAGTACGGTGGCTTCGGGACCCAGCAGCCCGACCTGACCACGAAGGAGCAAGGTTGGAACGGCCAGCCGTACCACCTGCGCCTCAACCTCCCGCCCACCAGCGTGCTCGTGCTGGAGCCGGTGGGGAAGACCGAGGAGGTGCCCACCGAGGGGCAGACGAAGGGCCAGACGCCAGAACCCCAGGCCCGCGAGGAAGTTGCCGACCCCGAGTTGAAGGAGACCTCGCCGCCCGTCACGCCCCCCACCGGCGACGACCGTTGACCGGACCGGAGCGCCCCCGCCCGGACGCGCTGGCCGCCGTCAGCCTCGTGCTGCTGGCGCTCGTCGCGGTGCTGCTGCTGCTGCCGCTGCTCGGCGGTCCGCTGCCCAGCCCGTATCTCGTGGTCGTCCTCCTCGTGGCGCGGCTGGGGGTGCAACTCCTGCGCGCCCGGCGGAATCCCGAGTTGCGGCGTCCGGCGAGCTGGGCGCTGGACCTCATCCTGATCGGGCTGCTGTTCTACGCGGCGTCGAGTCGGCCCCCCGCCTGAGACCGGGCCTGAGCGTGGGCACCCCTTCCCTCCTCGCCCGGCTGGTGCGGCGGCTGGTCCCGCCCTTCCGCCTCCGCAACGTCTACGAGCGCGTGCTGGGCACGGAATTGGAGATGCAGGTCGTGGCGGACACGCGCGCTCAGGCGCAAGAGGCCGAACGCGCCGCGCTGAACGAGATCGACCGCCTGACCCTCGTGCTGAACCGCTTCGACTCGCAGAGCGAGTTCCGGCGCTGGCAGGCCCGGCCCGGTGAGCGGGTGGCGCTCGGCCTGGACCTCCTGCGCGTGTTGAGGGCGGCGGACCACTGGCGGGAGGCGACCGGAGGCGCATTTCACCCTGGCGCGGACGCCTTCGGTGAGCTGTGGGGGCGGGCGGAGGGGACAGGGAGTGGGCCGGACGCCGCCGAGCTTGCGGCCCTCGCCGGGCGGTTGCGGGAAGCGCCGTGGACCCTCTACCCGGACGACACGGCCACTCTTCACGCCACATCTCCGCTGGGATTGAACGCGCTGGCGAAGGGGGATGTCGTGGACCGGGCCGCCGAGGCCGCATTCGCCTTGCCGGGCGTGCGGGCCGTCCTCGTCAACGTCGGGGGCGACCTCCGTACCCTCGGTGGGACCGGGTTGACGGTCGCCGTCGCTGACCCCTTCAGCGCGCGGGACGACCTGCCGCCCCTGTGCCGTGTCCATGTGCGGAACGGTGCCCTCGCCACCAGCGGGGACGCGCGGCGCGGCTACCGGGTTGGGGGGACGTGGTATTCCCACCTCCTCGATCCGCGCACGGGCTGGCCCCTATCAGGCGTGCCCGGCGTGACCGTCACCGCCCCCGACTGCCTCACCGCCGACGCGCTCGCCACGGCCCTCAGCGTGCTGGACGTGCCGGGGGGACTGGCCCTCGCCGACGCCACCCCCGGCGCGGCGGCGTTGATCGTCACGCGGGACGGTGGGCGGCACCGCAGCGGGAGTTGGCTAGAAGTCGCTGCCTCTTAACACCCCTCTAACCGGGGGAGTCCAACGTGCGACACGGTTTGTCCGCCCGCAAGACGGCAGGCTCAAGGCCGCACGTCCCCCTCCCCCACGCCCGCCCCAGGAGACCCCGACCGTGACCCACGACACCCGCCGTTCCGCCCTGCGCAAGCTCGCCACCGCCGGGGCCGCCCTCCTGCTCTCCCGCGTCGTGCCCGCCGGGGCCGCCGCGACCACGCCCGCCACGACAAAGCGGTGGGCGGCGGGGCAGGCGCTGGACATCTCCTTCACGGTCGCCACGCAGGCGGGGGGCCGCGTCAAGCGTCCCTACGTCGCCGTGTGGATCGAGAACGGGCAGGGCCAGTCCGTCCGCACCCTCACCGTCTGGGTGCAGACGAGTCGGCCTGGGCCGCGCTGGATTCCCGACCTGCGCCGCTGGTACCGCGCCAACAGCGAACTCGTGGACACCGTGAGCAGCGCCACCCGCAACCCCGGCACGTACGCCGTCGCCTGGGACGGCAAGACCGACCGGGGTGCGCTCGTCCCGCAGGGCGACTACTACGTGTGCATCGAGACCGCCCGCGAACACGGCCCCTACAGCCTCGTCCGGGAGAAGGTGACGGTGGCCGCCACCGCCTTCAAGAAGACGTTGACGGCGGACAACGACATCGAGGCGGCGAGTGTCTCTTTCGGCAGAGCCTGAAGCTGCCGTCCGTCCAGCGGTGGTTCGCCGTCCCCGCTCTCTCCGTGCCCGAACCCACGTCTGGCTGCGCTGGCTGCACACCTACACGAGCATGATCAGCCTCCTCGTGGTGCTGTTCTTCAGCCTCACGGGCATCACCCTCAACCACCCCGACTGGGCTTTCGGCGGGGCCGAGACACGCCGGGAGGTGACGGGCACCCTGCCCGCCGGGTGGATTCGCGGCGAGGAGGTGAACTGGCTGCTCGTCGCCGAGGAGTTGCGCGCCCAGCAAGGAGTGAAGGGCCGGGCCGGGGATACCCGCGTGGACGGCGAGGAGGCCAGCCTGTCCTTCCGCGCGCCGGGCTACAGCGCGGACGCCTTTATCGAGACGGCGACCGGGCGCTACACGCTGAACGTGGAGGCGCAGGGGGCCGTGGCGGTTCTCAACGACCTGCACCGGGGCCGCGATTCGGGCGGCGCGTGGGCGTGGCTGATCGACGTGAGCGGCGTGTTCCTGACCGTCGTGTCGCTGACTGGCCTGGGCATCCTGCTGTATCTCAGGAAGACCCGCGTCAAGGCGCTGGCCGCGATGCTGGCCGCCGGGGCGCTCGTCGTGGTCCTCGCCCGGCTCGCCATCACCTGACCGGGCTTGAGCCGCCGCCCCCGCCCGCGCTATGCTCCCCCCATGACCGTGAACGGCGCGTGGTGGTGGCCCAGTCTCCCCTGGGCCTAACCCGCGCCGTTTTCTTCCCGCAAGCCGGACGCGCCCAGGTGGACCCTCCTCCACCGGGCGCGTTCCTCTTTGTTTTTCTCCCAGGAGCCGCATGACCCGCACCGCCCAAGCCCCCACCCAGTCCCCGTCCCTGCCCCGCCCGTCCCTCGCCGTCGCCGTCCACGAGCTGAACGCCGACCTCGATACGCCCGTCACCGCGTACCTCAAGGTGGCGCGCGGGCACGCCGCCAGCTTCCTGCTGGAGAGCGTGGAGGCGGGCGAGAAACTGGGCCGCTACTCCTTCATCGGCGTGGGCGAATCGGGGCGCTTCACGTTCCGGGGGGGGCGGGTGACGACGACCGGGACGTTCGGAAGCTTCGACGGCCCGGAGGCCGACCCCCTCGCCCGGCTGTATCACGCGACGACTCGCCCGGCCCCGTTGCCCCCCGGCCTGCCCGCCTTCGTCGGCGGCGCGGTCGGCTACGCCGCCTACGACCTCATCCGCTCTTACGAACGCCTCCCCGACACCAACCCCGACGAGCTGGACGTGCCCGACGCCCTCTTCATCGTGCCGGAGGGAGTCGTGATCTACGACCACCTGCGCCACCGCCTGATCGCCGTCGCCACCGCCGAGCGCCAGGAGGAGGCCGACGCGACCGTGGGGGAGCTGACCGCCCGCCTGCGCGGTCCCCTGCAAGGCGAGGTGCCCGGACGCGAGCCGACCTCCGCCCCCCACTTCACGAGCAATTTCACCCCGCAGGGCTACATGGACGCGGTGGAGAGAAGTCTGGAGTACATCCGCGCCGGGGACATCTTTCAGGTCGTGCCCTCGCAACGCTTCAGCGCGGAGTTGGAAACACACCCCTTCGCCCTCTACCGCGCCCTGCGGCGGGTGAATCCCAGCCCCTACCTCGGCTACCTCGCCCTCGGGGACGTGACGCTGGTGGCCTCCAGCCCCGAGAGCCTGCTGCGGAGCGACGGCCACAGCGTCGTCACCCGCCCCATCGCCGGAACCCGTCCGCGCGGCGGCACCCCCGAGGCCGACGAGGCGCTCGCCGCCGAACTCCTCGCCGACGAGAAGGAGCGGGCCGAACACCTGATGCTCGTGGACCTCGGGCGCAACGACCTCGGGCGGGTGAGCGGCTACGGCACGGTGCGGGTGCGGGACGCCTTCTCGGTCGAACGCTACAGCCACGTCATGCACATCGTCTCCACCGTGACGGGCGAGCTGCGGGACGGCCAGACGCCCCTGCACGCCCTCGCCTCCGTCCTGCCGATGGGCACGGTGTCGGGTGCCCCCAAGATTCGCGCGATGGAGATCATCGACGAACTCGAACCCGTCCGGCGCGGCCCTTACGGCGGCGCGTTCGGCTACATCGCCTTCGATGGCAGCCTCGACATGGCCCTCACCCTGCGGACGATGGTGATTGCGGGTGGGAGGGTCCACATTCAAGCCGGTGCGGGCATCGTGGCCGACAGCGACCCGGCGAGCGAGGAACTGGAGACGCGGAATAAAGCGGCGGCGCTGATGCGGGCGGTGGAGATGGCGGCGGGGGGGCTGTGATGGCCCAGGTCAAAATTTACGGTCACGCGGCCCACCTCGCTGAATACCGGGAAACTCTGTCGAACGCTATCCACCGCGCCGCCGTGCAGACGCTGGGGCTGCCAGACGACAAGCGTTTTCACCGCTTCTTCCCCTTGGATGAGGCCAACTTTGTTCACCCTGCCGACCGGACTTCCCGTTACACCATCCTCGAAATCCACCTGTTCACGGGACGCACGCCGGAGACCCTGCGGGCCTTTCTCCGCGCCCTGCAAAGCGAGGTCACGCTTGCCGCCGGGCTTCATCCCAACGATCTGGAAATCGTGCTGCTCGAAACGCCCCCAAGTCGTTGGGGCATTCGTGGGCAACTCGGCGACGAGCTGAAACTGAGTTACGAGGTCAACAAGTGAACACGCCCCTCCCCATCCGAATCCTCCTCATCGACAACTACGACTCCTTCACCTACAACCTCGTCCAGTATTTCGGCGAGTTGGGCTGTGACCTGACGGTATGGCGGAACGACGCCTTTACCCTCGACGATGTGCGCGCTCTCAACCCCGACGCCATCGTCGTTTCCCCCGGTCCCTGCACGCCGCTGGAGGCGGGGATGAGCGTGGAGGTCGTGCGCGAACTTGGGCCGCAGTTCCCCACGCTCGGTGTCTGCCTCGGCCACCAGAGCATCGGAGAGGCGTTCGGGGCCAGCGTCGGGCGGGCCGTGCTGCCCGTCCACGGCAAGACGAGCCTCGTGCGGCACGACGGCTCCGGCCTCTTCGCGGGCCTCGGCAATGATGTGCGCGTGACCCGCTACCACTCCCTCGTCGTGCGCGACCTGCCACCCGAACTCGTGCCCGTGGCGTGGACGACCGACCCCGCCGAGGAGGTGCTGATGGCCCTGCGCCACCGCGACTACCCCGTCTTCGGCGTGCAATTTCACCCGGAAAGCATCGCCACCGAGGGCGGGATGGCGATGCTGCGGAACTTCCTGGGCGTGGTGCGCGAGCATCGGAAGCAAATTCAAAAGGAGACCGCGTGACTTCGCGCCGTTCGCTGGTCGCTGGCCGCTGGAAGCTGGTGGCCCCGTGATGCACGCCCGCCTGATGAACGGCGAAGTCCTCACCCAGCCCGAGGCGGCGGCCTTCATGCGGCAGGTCATGGACGGCGACGTGAGCGGCGTGCGCCTCGCGGCGGCGCTGGCGGCCCTGCGGGTGCGCGGCGAGACGCCGGAGGAAATTGCGGGCTTTGCCCAGGCCATGCGCGAACACGCGGTCCGGGTGGAGGTCGAGCCGCGCGACGTGCTTCTCGACGTGGTGGGCACGGGCGGCGACGGGGCGCACACCTTCAACATCTCCACGACGACCGCCTTCGTGGTCGCGGCGGCGGGCGTGACGGTCGCCAAGCACGGCAACCGCGCCGCGAGCAGCCGGGCGGGAAGCGCGGACGTGCTCGAATCCCTCGGCGTCAATCTCGACGCCTCCCCGGAGGTCGTGGCCGAGGGCATCAACCGCCTCGGCATCGGCTTCATGTTCGCGCGCAACTATCACCCGGCGCTGCGGCACGCCGCCCCCGTCCGCGCCGACCTCGCTGCCCGCACGGTGTTCAATATCCTCGGGCCGCTCTCCAATCCCGCTGGGGCCACCCACCTCGTCGTCGGCGTCTTCAAGCCGGAGTTGACGCGCACACTTGCGGAGGTGCTGCGGCTACTGGGGGCACGGGGCGCGACCGTCGTTCACGGCGATGGGCTGGACGAGTTCACCGTCTGCGGCGAGAACACCGTCACCGGCCTGCGGGACAGCGAGGTGATCGACCGCACCTTCCACCCGGAGGAGGCAGGGCTGGGCCTGCACCCCCGCGAGGCCATTGTGGGCGGCACCCCCGCCGAGAACGCGGAGATCACCCGCGCCCTGCTGACGGGGGGCGGCACTCCGGCCCAGCGGGACATCGTGGCGCTCAACGCGGGGGCGGCCCTGCGGACGGCGGGACGGGTGGGCACCATCCGGGAGGGCGTGGTCCAGGCCCGAGAGGTCATGGCGAGTGGCGCGGCGTGGGACCTGCTGGAGCGGTATGCGGTGCATACGCGGCGGCGGGCGGACTGAGGAAGGAGAATGCTGGAGAGGGGCGTGGGGGCGAGGGGACGTACCGCATTTCTCCGGCTGTGTACCTCCTCAAGTCATACAGTACCGATTGTACGGTGGGGGTGGATGCAGATGTGGGATCAGATTCTTGAGTGGCTCCATGTCGAGAACCTGCGGTATCTGCGTGGAATGGTAGGCCTTTCCTGCCTGACCCTGGGCTTTCCTTCGTGATCTACAGGCGCTTCCGGTCCAAGCCGAGCGCCGTCTTCCTGACGGTGGCCCTCTACGTCACGATAGGGGTCATATGGCTGATCCCCCTTCAGTTCGCCCTCGAAGGCGACTGGCTCGTGGCGGCCCTCATGTCCACGGGTGCGGTGTGGCTTATCCGGTGGCTGCTCAACGGGCTGGCTGGTGAGCTTTGAGAAGACGCCTCACCTCCCGCCTCACCTCGGCGGCAGCAGCACCTTCCCCTCCAGCGGCGTACTCAGCACGATGCTCGTGTCGCAGGTAAAGCCCATCGCAATGAGGTCGCTCAGCATGGTTTCGAGCGCCCCCACGTCGGGCACGGCGACTTTCAGGATGCACGAGTTGTCCCCGGTGACGCTGTGGCACTCCAGCACGCCGTCATGCTTCTTCGCCCACCGCACCAGCGTCGGGTCGTTGCGCCCGGAGTCCTGCACGCCGATGAAGGCGGTGATCGTGCGGCCCAGCGGTTTGCTCGCCACCCGCACCCCGTAGCCCAGAATCACGCCCGCGTCCTCCAGCCGCCGCACCCGCTCGGTCACGGCGGGCGCAGAAAGGCCGACGCGCCGTCCGAGTTCCCTCATGCTCAGGCGCGAGTCGGTCTGAAGTTCCTCCAGAATGCGGTGATCGAGCGGGTCGAGGCTGCCGCCGTGCTGCTTCATGCGGGCATCTTATCAATTGCAAGGTCGTGGGTGGCGTTTGATAGTTCTATACGCGTTCGGGCATGGCGTCTGAGCGGCCCACGGGCCTTCCAAACCTCCTGCCAAATGGAAACAATGGTCTGTAAACCACCGTTGTTCCTACAGGAGGCCCGGATGCCCAGCCCTACGAAACTGCACCCACAGGCAACCGTCCGGTCGCAGGGGATGCTGCCCCGTAATCACCGCGCGCCGAAGTGGCAAGGCGTGCCCGACGAGCAGTGGTACGACTGGAGGTGGCAGCTCAAGAACCGCATCAACACTGTAGAGGAGCTGGAGGAGGTCATCCGCCTCACCGGGTCCGAGCGGGCGGGCGCGTCGGCGGAGGGCATCTTCCGCCTCGATATCACGCCGTACTTCGCCTCGCTGATGGACCCCGAGGACCCCACCTGCCCGGTGCGGCGGCAGGTCATCCCCACCCACCACGAACTCGAACCCTTCACGGCGATGATGGAGGACTCGCTCGCCGAGGACAAGCACAGCCCCGTCCCCGGCCTCGTCCACCGCTACCCCGACCGGGTGCTGATGCTGGTGACGACCCAGTGCGCGAGTTATTGCCGCTACTGCACCCGCTCGCGCATCGTGGGCGACCCCGCCGAGACCTTCAACCCCGCCGAGTACGAGGCACAACTGAACTACCTGCGAAACACGCCGCAAGTGCGCGACGTGCTCCTCTCCGGCGGCGATCCCCTCACCCTTGCCCCGAAGGTGCTGGGCCGTCTCCTCTCCGAACTCCGCAAGATCGAACATATCGAGATCATCCGCATCGGCACGCGCGTCCCGGTGTTCATGCCCATGCGCGTGACGCAGGAGTTGTGCGACGTGCTGGCCGAGAATCACCCCCTCTGGATGAACATCCACGTCAACCACCCGAAGGAGATCACGCCGGAGGTGGCCGAGGCGTGTGACCGCCTCACCCGCGCAGGTGTGCCCCTCGGCAACCAGAGCGTCCTGCTGCGCGGCGTGAACGACCATCCCGTGATCATGCAAAAGCTCCTGCGCGAACTCGTCAAGATTCGGGTGCGGCCCTACTACATCTATCAATGCGACCTCGTGCATGGGGCCGGGCACCTGCGGACCACCGTAAGTAAGGGCCTGGAGATCATGGAGAGCCTGCGCGGGCACACCAGCGGCTACTCCATCCCGACCTACGTGGTGGACGCGCCCGGCGGCGGCGGCAAGATTCCGGTCGCGCCCAACTACGTCCTGTCGCACTCGCCCGAAAAGCTCATCCTCCGCAACTTCGAGGGCTACATCGCCGCCTACTCCGAGCCGACCGACTATGCGGGGCCGGATATGGCCGTGCCCGACGACTGGCAGCGCAAGGAACCCGGCCAGAGCGGTATCTACGGCCTGATGGAAGGCGAGCGCATCTCCATC
The sequence above is drawn from the Deinococcus sp. YIM 134068 genome and encodes:
- a CDS encoding 1,4-alpha-glucan branching enzyme; its protein translation is MNNLLPPGVLPLDHGHLQKLATADLVRPDHLLGAHPVTQDGVEGVRFAVWAPNAQHVSVVGDFNGWNGFDNAMERLDFGYWGAFVPAARHGQRYKFRVTGADGRTVDKMDPYGSFFEVRPLTASIVWDQPFTWTDHTWMQERRAGYDRPISVYEVHVESWARREDGWFLNYRDLAHRLAEYVGYLGYTHVELMGVMEHPFDGSWGYQVTGYYAPTSRMGSPEDFKYLVNHLHEKGIGVYLDWVPGHFPTDEVGLAHYDGGPLFEYADPRKGFHNDWNTYIFDYGRNEVVMFLIGSALKWLQDFHIDGLRVDAVASMLYLDFSRTEWVPNIHGGRENLEAIAFLKRLNEVTHHMAPGSVTIAEESTAFSGVTTPTPHGLGFDYKWAMGWMNDTLRYFEEDPLWRKYHHHALTFFNVYRATENYVLAISHDEVVHLKKSMIMKMPGDWYAQRANYRAFLAMMWTTPGKKLLFMGQEFAQPTEWNHEGQLPWHLADVPDHRGILNLVRRLNELYVGRPDWHTGDVGSEGQVWVSGDDADNSVYAYIRRDPQGTAWSLVVANLTPVYRDLYPVGVPQAGEYRMLLSTDDGEYGGFGTQQPDLTTKEQGWNGQPYHLRLNLPPTSVLVLEPVGKTEEVPTEGQTKGQTPEPQAREEVADPELKETSPPVTPPTGDDR
- a CDS encoding FAD:protein FMN transferase, producing the protein MGTPSLLARLVRRLVPPFRLRNVYERVLGTELEMQVVADTRAQAQEAERAALNEIDRLTLVLNRFDSQSEFRRWQARPGERVALGLDLLRVLRAADHWREATGGAFHPGADAFGELWGRAEGTGSGPDAAELAALAGRLREAPWTLYPDDTATLHATSPLGLNALAKGDVVDRAAEAAFALPGVRAVLVNVGGDLRTLGGTGLTVAVADPFSARDDLPPLCRVHVRNGALATSGDARRGYRVGGTWYSHLLDPRTGWPLSGVPGVTVTAPDCLTADALATALSVLDVPGGLALADATPGAAALIVTRDGGRHRSGSWLEVAAS
- a CDS encoding DUF2271 domain-containing protein, producing the protein MTHDTRRSALRKLATAGAALLLSRVVPAGAAATTPATTKRWAAGQALDISFTVATQAGGRVKRPYVAVWIENGQGQSVRTLTVWVQTSRPGPRWIPDLRRWYRANSELVDTVSSATRNPGTYAVAWDGKTDRGALVPQGDYYVCIETAREHGPYSLVREKVTVAATAFKKTLTADNDIEAASVSFGRA
- a CDS encoding PepSY-associated TM helix domain-containing protein, which produces MVRRPRSLRARTHVWLRWLHTYTSMISLLVVLFFSLTGITLNHPDWAFGGAETRREVTGTLPAGWIRGEEVNWLLVAEELRAQQGVKGRAGDTRVDGEEASLSFRAPGYSADAFIETATGRYTLNVEAQGAVAVLNDLHRGRDSGGAWAWLIDVSGVFLTVVSLTGLGILLYLRKTRVKALAAMLAAGALVVVLARLAIT
- the trpE gene encoding anthranilate synthase component I: MTRTAQAPTQSPSLPRPSLAVAVHELNADLDTPVTAYLKVARGHAASFLLESVEAGEKLGRYSFIGVGESGRFTFRGGRVTTTGTFGSFDGPEADPLARLYHATTRPAPLPPGLPAFVGGAVGYAAYDLIRSYERLPDTNPDELDVPDALFIVPEGVVIYDHLRHRLIAVATAERQEEADATVGELTARLRGPLQGEVPGREPTSAPHFTSNFTPQGYMDAVERSLEYIRAGDIFQVVPSQRFSAELETHPFALYRALRRVNPSPYLGYLALGDVTLVASSPESLLRSDGHSVVTRPIAGTRPRGGTPEADEALAAELLADEKERAEHLMLVDLGRNDLGRVSGYGTVRVRDAFSVERYSHVMHIVSTVTGELRDGQTPLHALASVLPMGTVSGAPKIRAMEIIDELEPVRRGPYGGAFGYIAFDGSLDMALTLRTMVIAGGRVHIQAGAGIVADSDPASEELETRNKAAALMRAVEMAAGGL
- a CDS encoding tautomerase family protein: MAQVKIYGHAAHLAEYRETLSNAIHRAAVQTLGLPDDKRFHRFFPLDEANFVHPADRTSRYTILEIHLFTGRTPETLRAFLRALQSEVTLAAGLHPNDLEIVLLETPPSRWGIRGQLGDELKLSYEVNK
- a CDS encoding anthranilate synthase component II: MNTPLPIRILLIDNYDSFTYNLVQYFGELGCDLTVWRNDAFTLDDVRALNPDAIVVSPGPCTPLEAGMSVEVVRELGPQFPTLGVCLGHQSIGEAFGASVGRAVLPVHGKTSLVRHDGSGLFAGLGNDVRVTRYHSLVVRDLPPELVPVAWTTDPAEEVLMALRHRDYPVFGVQFHPESIATEGGMAMLRNFLGVVREHRKQIQKETA
- the trpD gene encoding anthranilate phosphoribosyltransferase, with amino-acid sequence MHARLMNGEVLTQPEAAAFMRQVMDGDVSGVRLAAALAALRVRGETPEEIAGFAQAMREHAVRVEVEPRDVLLDVVGTGGDGAHTFNISTTTAFVVAAAGVTVAKHGNRAASSRAGSADVLESLGVNLDASPEVVAEGINRLGIGFMFARNYHPALRHAAPVRADLAARTVFNILGPLSNPAGATHLVVGVFKPELTRTLAEVLRLLGARGATVVHGDGLDEFTVCGENTVTGLRDSEVIDRTFHPEEAGLGLHPREAIVGGTPAENAEITRALLTGGGTPAQRDIVALNAGAALRTAGRVGTIREGVVQAREVMASGAAWDLLERYAVHTRRRAD
- a CDS encoding Lrp/AsnC family transcriptional regulator, whose protein sequence is MKQHGGSLDPLDHRILEELQTDSRLSMRELGRRVGLSAPAVTERVRRLEDAGVILGYGVRVASKPLGRTITAFIGVQDSGRNDPTLVRWAKKHDGVLECHSVTGDNSCILKVAVPDVGALETMLSDLIAMGFTCDTSIVLSTPLEGKVLLPPR
- a CDS encoding KamA family radical SAM protein, whose protein sequence is MPSPTKLHPQATVRSQGMLPRNHRAPKWQGVPDEQWYDWRWQLKNRINTVEELEEVIRLTGSERAGASAEGIFRLDITPYFASLMDPEDPTCPVRRQVIPTHHELEPFTAMMEDSLAEDKHSPVPGLVHRYPDRVLMLVTTQCASYCRYCTRSRIVGDPAETFNPAEYEAQLNYLRNTPQVRDVLLSGGDPLTLAPKVLGRLLSELRKIEHIEIIRIGTRVPVFMPMRVTQELCDVLAENHPLWMNIHVNHPKEITPEVAEACDRLTRAGVPLGNQSVLLRGVNDHPVIMQKLLRELVKIRVRPYYIYQCDLVHGAGHLRTTVSKGLEIMESLRGHTSGYSIPTYVVDAPGGGGKIPVAPNYVLSHSPEKLILRNFEGYIAAYSEPTDYAGPDMAVPDDWQRKEPGQSGIYGLMEGERISIEPKEFSESRNRPGATVHRLNSREDKWAAYGVGQGGAVTDTAPDGTAQVRETVSGD